The segment CTCGTCTACATGCCCTTGTTCAGCGGCGCTGGCTCGACAGCTTATTCAGCGACAGTTTCAAGCGCGATTTGGCATAGGAAACGTGGATAGTGATGAGGTCGTTGCGTGGCTGGGCACTTCGGAAGGCATCGTAGCGACGCCTCACAGCCAGAGGAGCATGGCGAAGATAAGTGTCAGGCTCGAGGATAATCATCCTGATCTCCCCATAACCGAGGTGATAGACAAGGCCGAGCAAGCCTTGGGCACTGCGGTACAAACCGCCGTGAAGCGCGCCGATGAGCAAGCATTCGCCCTGGCAAATGGACAAAATTTGATGTTTTGCGAGGACGCAGCCAGGCGAGTTTATGGGGCGCTAAGGGCTGTGGAATGGAGTAAAGCGTTCAAAGTGCGCGTGGAACATGCTGAAAGCCTGCATGCCCACGACGCCGTAGCAACTGCCCAGTGGCAGTGGAACATCACGTCCGAGGCTTGACCGTACCGCAGTCATTGCCCAGCCATACCGCACGTGTATTCATGCTGCCCTGCTGCTGAACACCCGACGCATTGAAAGTACCACTTACTTGTGTAGTGAATTCCTTGTCACTCAGGAAGGTAGCCTGGCCATTGCCCTGGGCCTTGGGGCAGCTGAACTGAAACTTCCAAACGTTGCCGGTGCGATCGGTAATCTTTTGAGTACAGCCGGACTTTGGATCCTGCAGGGGAATGTCATTGGTTGCCACCTGCTGAGGGGTAAGACAGGAACGCACCCCTTTACCACCCACGGTGACACCTTGCTTGGCAAGCATGCCTTCCATCATCGCCCGTTGATCGGGCGGTAGGTTCTTCAACTGACTGAGCATGAAATCCATATCAGGTAGCGGCTTGCCATCGACCTGCATATTGCTGGTAGTCAGCTCCCACAAGCCGGGTTGAAGCATTTGGGCCTGGGCCGTTACGCAACTTGCGCACAAGGCCAGCGCCAGCAACGGCATACGAATTTTCATGGAAAACACACTCCTGGAAATGCCGGTCACCCCGACGATGTTTGAGTTAGACGTTGAAACGAACCGCTTGTTGCAGGCGAACCACGTTCGTGTTCTGTTACCTAAG is part of the Pseudomonas parafulva genome and harbors:
- the folE2 gene encoding GTP cyclohydrolase FolE2 produces the protein MSHPPLPDVAAQHLNSTTPLDWVGMCGIAMPMQIGGRLVAATADAGVNLVDGNSRGIHMSRLYLALENLEQEPLRPLLLRRLLASFLNSHDGQSSAAYVRLSYQHLLKRPALVSPLAGWKSYDVEIHARIEHEMFHVELSVSIPYSSTCPCSAALARQLIQRQFQARFGIGNVDSDEVVAWLGTSEGIVATPHSQRSMAKISVRLEDNHPDLPITEVIDKAEQALGTAVQTAVKRADEQAFALANGQNLMFCEDAARRVYGALRAVEWSKAFKVRVEHAESLHAHDAVATAQWQWNITSEA
- a CDS encoding DUF3617 domain-containing protein, producing the protein MKIRMPLLALALCASCVTAQAQMLQPGLWELTTSNMQVDGKPLPDMDFMLSQLKNLPPDQRAMMEGMLAKQGVTVGGKGVRSCLTPQQVATNDIPLQDPKSGCTQKITDRTGNVWKFQFSCPKAQGNGQATFLSDKEFTTQVSGTFNASGVQQQGSMNTRAVWLGNDCGTVKPRT